From Spirochaetota bacterium, a single genomic window includes:
- a CDS encoding RecX family transcriptional regulator codes for MIDMVFFIENSKKYYILKSLDGNHYKIVKKIFNQFNTGYKRGDNKIDIDEEFLLSIYKESQLLDAYNSVLKIIYKRRKTLFQVQCYLLKKGFNKEIIEETIQKLKEEGFIDDLDYIEDFIRYQKEEKLVSRISLKRKLIYKLGKNFEDEKYNNYSINGILEKIYPLSDEVEVGLKLLEKHKYLSKLRELNNKKNQDIEKEKLENISDIKKEIIEEIKKYLKSKGFNFNNITKILNYLKI; via the coding sequence ATGATAGATATGGTTTTTTTTATTGAGAATAGCAAAAAATATTATATATTAAAATCTCTTGATGGAAATCATTATAAAATAGTTAAGAAAATATTTAATCAGTTTAATACTGGTTATAAAAGGGGTGACAATAAAATAGATATCGATGAAGAATTTTTACTTTCTATTTATAAAGAATCACAACTTTTGGATGCTTATAATTCTGTCTTAAAGATTATTTATAAAAGAAGGAAAACTCTTTTTCAAGTCCAATGCTACCTTTTAAAAAAAGGTTTTAATAAAGAGATTATAGAAGAAACAATTCAAAAATTAAAAGAAGAAGGTTTTATAGATGATCTAGATTATATTGAAGATTTTATACGATATCAAAAAGAAGAGAAATTGGTTTCTAGGATTAGTTTAAAAAGAAAATTAATTTATAAACTTGGTAAAAATTTTGAGGATGAAAAATATAATAATTACAGTATTAATGGTATACTAGAAAAAATATATCCTCTTTCTGATGAGGTTGAGGTAGGGCTTAAATTACTTGAAAAGCATAAATATTTATCAAAATTGAGAGAGTTAAATAATAAAAAAAATCAAGATATTGAAAAAGAAAAGTTAGAAAATATTTCAGATATTAAAAAAGAAATAATAGAAGAAATAAAAAAATACTTAAAATCAAAGGGATTTAATTTTAACAATATTACAAAGATTTTAAATTATTTAAAGATTTAA
- the alaS gene encoding alanine--tRNA ligase: MVDASYIRESFLRYFEKYNHIRFPSSSLIPYDDPTLLFTNAGMNQFKKIFLGEIKSDLKRAISAQKCIRVSGKHNDLEEVGKDGRHHTFFEMLGNWSFGDYYKKEAIIWAWDYLTKELNLSKDRLYVSVYKDDEESYNIWKDVIGIEPSRIYKLGDIEKGDEENFWSMGDTGPCGPCTEIYYDQGPKVGCGRPECTLTCSCDRYLELWNLVFMEFNRDESGKLTPLPFKSVDTGMGLERITSIVQGVTSSYETDLFKPIIEEIEKISKKSFEDKNFKVPFQIILDHIRAIAFAIADGVIPSNEGRGYVIRRILRRASRQSRKLEIKEEFLYKLVDPLIEKMGNFYPELKENRDKIIHIIRDEERRFNKTLDNGLQIYEKIKTDLKKEGKNIIDGDKVFLLHDTYGFPVDLTRQIASEDNFLIDETGFYKVMEIQKDKSRVIKENLDLSKVMGDGWTVFNKRNTNIMYYDKYFLKTKINAINFDFDVEESFDIFFEDSVFYPLSGGQVSDIGIVLIKKDEITEEESNFIINKVFEIDIFEIDDEKRKNIFYSLGEEFVYKFYSEKSLLKNYIILFINDVFKTNYGPMHRGYIINTDFIIDEIKDKLPNLRDFNCFLIIDKNRRYNIMRNHTVTHLLHQSLYNNLGSHIKQAGSYVGSDILRFDFTHFEKIPDDKLFQIEKEVNDKISKDLKVTIYENIDIEDAKKMGAKALFEDKYADKVRVVKIDDYSIELCGGTHVPHTSFIQNFKILKEESISSGIRRIEAITGPAIYKYYKNKENIVKELVNLFSQKDEYNLIKKAKNLIEENKYLKKELQKYNKERIKEIFNEIKNSYQEVTIKNTKINLYSGVFEQGDIKMIRDFIDGIRTSDKNSIIIIGNIVDQNGEVVVSSSKEISELFSCSDILKNLAYYFEVRGGGRKDFATGGTKDFERMRLFFNYTLKNLKFDKLF, from the coding sequence ATGGTTGATGCTTCTTATATAAGAGAAAGCTTTTTAAGATATTTTGAAAAATATAATCATATAAGATTTCCATCTTCATCTTTAATTCCTTATGATGATCCAACTCTTTTATTCACAAATGCTGGAATGAACCAATTTAAAAAAATATTTTTAGGAGAGATAAAAAGTGATTTAAAAAGAGCAATATCTGCTCAAAAATGTATAAGAGTATCAGGTAAACATAATGATTTAGAAGAGGTTGGGAAAGATGGGAGACACCATACATTTTTTGAGATGCTTGGGAACTGGTCTTTTGGTGATTACTATAAAAAAGAAGCGATAATATGGGCATGGGATTATTTAACAAAAGAATTAAATCTTTCAAAAGATAGATTGTATGTTTCTGTTTATAAAGATGATGAAGAAAGTTACAATATATGGAAAGATGTTATAGGAATAGAACCTTCAAGAATTTATAAACTTGGAGATATTGAAAAAGGAGATGAAGAAAACTTTTGGTCTATGGGAGATACTGGCCCATGTGGTCCATGTACTGAAATATATTATGATCAAGGACCAAAAGTTGGTTGTGGAAGGCCTGAATGCACACTAACTTGTTCATGTGATAGGTATCTTGAATTGTGGAACCTTGTTTTTATGGAATTTAATAGAGATGAATCAGGGAAGCTTACTCCTCTTCCATTTAAATCTGTTGATACGGGAATGGGGCTTGAAAGAATAACTTCTATAGTTCAAGGAGTAACTTCAAGTTATGAAACTGATCTTTTTAAACCAATAATTGAAGAAATTGAAAAGATTTCAAAAAAAAGTTTTGAAGATAAAAATTTCAAAGTTCCTTTTCAAATAATTCTTGATCATATTAGGGCTATAGCTTTTGCTATTGCTGATGGAGTTATACCTTCAAATGAGGGTAGAGGTTATGTTATAAGAAGAATTTTAAGAAGAGCTTCTAGACAATCAAGAAAGCTTGAAATTAAAGAAGAGTTTCTTTATAAACTTGTTGATCCATTAATAGAAAAAATGGGAAACTTTTACCCTGAACTTAAAGAAAACAGGGACAAGATAATACATATAATTAGAGATGAAGAAAGAAGATTTAATAAAACACTAGATAATGGATTGCAAATTTATGAAAAAATAAAAACTGATTTAAAAAAGGAAGGAAAAAATATTATTGATGGGGATAAGGTATTTTTGCTTCATGACACTTATGGGTTCCCTGTTGATTTAACAAGACAAATAGCATCAGAAGATAATTTTCTTATTGATGAAACTGGTTTTTATAAAGTTATGGAGATACAAAAAGATAAATCAAGAGTTATAAAGGAGAATCTTGATTTATCTAAAGTTATGGGTGATGGTTGGACTGTTTTTAATAAGAGAAATACAAACATAATGTATTATGATAAATATTTTTTAAAAACAAAAATAAATGCAATTAATTTTGATTTTGATGTTGAAGAAAGTTTTGATATATTTTTTGAAGATTCAGTATTTTATCCTTTATCTGGAGGACAGGTATCTGATATTGGTATAGTATTAATAAAAAAGGATGAAATAACTGAAGAAGAGAGTAATTTTATAATAAATAAAGTATTTGAAATAGACATATTTGAAATAGATGATGAAAAAAGAAAAAATATTTTTTATTCTTTAGGGGAAGAGTTTGTTTATAAATTTTACAGTGAAAAAAGTTTACTGAAAAATTATATAATTCTTTTTATTAATGATGTTTTTAAAACAAATTATGGCCCAATGCATAGAGGATACATAATAAATACAGATTTTATAATTGATGAAATAAAAGATAAACTTCCAAATTTAAGAGACTTTAATTGTTTTTTAATAATAGATAAAAATAGAAGATATAATATTATGAGGAATCATACAGTTACTCATCTTCTACATCAATCATTATATAATAATCTTGGTTCTCATATAAAACAGGCAGGATCTTATGTTGGATCAGATATTTTAAGATTCGATTTTACTCATTTTGAAAAAATTCCAGATGATAAATTATTTCAAATTGAAAAAGAAGTTAATGATAAAATATCAAAAGACTTAAAAGTTACCATATATGAGAATATTGATATTGAAGATGCAAAGAAAATGGGAGCTAAAGCACTGTTTGAAGATAAGTATGCTGATAAAGTTAGGGTTGTTAAAATAGATGATTATTCAATAGAATTATGTGGAGGGACTCATGTTCCTCATACTTCTTTTATTCAGAATTTTAAAATATTAAAAGAGGAGTCTATATCCTCAGGAATAAGGAGAATAGAAGCCATAACAGGTCCTGCAATTTATAAATACTATAAAAATAAGGAAAACATTGTTAAAGAATTAGTTAATTTATTTAGCCAAAAAGATGAATATAATTTAATAAAAAAAGCAAAAAATTTGATTGAAGAAAATAAATACTTAAAAAAAGAATTACAAAAATATAATAAAGAAAGAATTAAAGAAATTTTTAATGAAATAAAGAATTCTTATCAGGAAGTAACTATTAAAAATACTAAAATTAATTTATATTCTGGAGTATTTGAACAAGGAGATATTAAAATGATAAGAGATTTTATAGATGGTATAAGAACTTCAGATAAAAATTCTATTATAATTATAGGAAATATAGTGGATCAAAATGGGGAAGTTGTTGTTTCATCTTCAAAGGAAATTTCTGAATTATTTAGTTGCTCTGATATTTTAAAGAATTTAGCTTATTATTTTGAAGTAAGAGGTGGTGGAAGAAAAGATTTTGCAACAGGTGGAACAAAAGATTTTGAAAGGATGAGATTATTTTTTAATTATACATTAAAAAATTTGAAATTTGATAAATTATTTTAA
- a CDS encoding MFS transporter: MKNTQKIFTLAFMSLVLIFLNADGNVINPNITMIEKEFGVTDAHIGAMMGLFTVIGAIISILWGYMADKTKRKTLFVLSVLIGEIPCLLTAFAKDWVTFYILRILTGIGVGAAFPLVFSMIGDIYGEESRPLATAILTTAFSVGQIIGILLAGFTTNIQAGILTGWRLSFLLASSPNIPLVILFYFLIPEPKRGASEKELADLIEKGIIYPKTIKLEDYKGLIKIKTNIYLFLQGILGTIPWGAIAFLNKFLEDIKGFKKEVATLIFLIFAVGNVAGTVLGGYFGGILSKKNLKYLPRFCSVTTAVGAFFIILIYLYIPSNFILISLTGIFVAFLISMTGPNMRSMLLDTNVPENRGAIFSIFNLTDSLGMGFGKWVAGILSVAISLTYSLTVCSIFWFGCAIILWFTATPFINDVKTLHEKLKNIATTMSSK, from the coding sequence ATGAAAAATACTCAAAAAATTTTTACTTTAGCTTTTATGAGTCTTGTATTAATTTTCCTTAATGCAGATGGAAATGTTATAAATCCTAATATTACTATGATTGAAAAAGAGTTTGGAGTAACAGATGCTCATATTGGGGCTATGATGGGATTATTTACAGTCATTGGAGCCATTATTTCAATTCTATGGGGCTATATGGCTGATAAAACAAAAAGAAAAACTCTATTTGTCCTTTCAGTATTAATAGGAGAAATTCCTTGTTTATTAACAGCATTTGCAAAAGACTGGGTTACTTTTTATATTTTAAGAATTCTTACAGGAATAGGAGTTGGAGCTGCTTTTCCATTGGTTTTTTCAATGATTGGAGATATATATGGTGAAGAATCAAGACCTCTTGCTACAGCGATCTTAACTACTGCTTTTTCAGTCGGGCAAATAATTGGTATATTACTTGCTGGATTTACAACAAATATACAAGCAGGGATTTTAACTGGCTGGAGATTATCATTTTTACTTGCATCAAGCCCAAACATACCACTTGTTATTCTATTTTATTTTTTAATTCCTGAACCTAAAAGAGGAGCATCTGAAAAAGAGTTGGCTGATCTTATAGAAAAAGGTATAATTTATCCAAAAACTATAAAACTAGAAGATTATAAAGGATTAATTAAAATAAAGACAAATATTTATCTTTTCTTACAAGGAATTCTTGGAACTATACCATGGGGAGCTATTGCTTTTTTAAATAAATTCCTTGAAGATATTAAAGGATTTAAAAAAGAAGTTGCAACATTGATATTTCTGATATTTGCAGTCGGAAATGTTGCTGGGACTGTTCTCGGTGGATATTTTGGTGGAATTCTTAGCAAAAAAAATTTAAAATATTTACCACGATTTTGTTCTGTTACAACTGCTGTTGGGGCTTTTTTTATAATACTTATATATCTATATATACCTTCAAATTTTATTCTAATATCCTTAACTGGAATTTTTGTTGCTTTTCTAATATCAATGACAGGACCAAATATGAGATCTATGCTTTTAGATACAAATGTACCTGAAAATAGAGGAGCTATATTCTCAATATTTAATCTTACAGACTCTCTTGGTATGGGTTTTGGGAAATGGGTAGCTGGTATCCTATCTGTTGCAATAAGTTTAACGTACTCTCTAACAGTTTGTTCTATATTCTGGTTTGGTTGTGCCATAATTCTTTGGTTTACAGCTACTCCTTTTATAAATGATGTTAAAACTCTTCATGAAAAATTAAAGAACATTGCAACAACCATGAGTTCAAAATGA
- a CDS encoding PhzF family phenazine biosynthesis protein: MITKFNNKFFIVDAFTNNPFSGNPASVFFCDKQNFYNDKLLQNIASEFNLSETAFILHKKNNEFFLRWFTPTNEVDLCGHATLASSAVLFSLKIADPRFPITFYTKDFILKSYFIRKEETNKNNKGFFFIKKKSQNKFSINYIKLEFPLGNLNKFNNDDEFIENCFNNIKPIQIYYDKTYYLLIFEKEEDIINLQPNYEFMKKTKREEFICSAIANSNNKDNYDFISRFFAPAIGINEDPVTGSAHTYLARYWSDKLKKNKLKGYQASKRGGFIEIEVNQDKKLVYLIGASYIIATGKYLI, from the coding sequence ATGATAACAAAATTCAACAATAAATTTTTTATTGTAGATGCATTTACAAATAACCCTTTTTCTGGTAATCCAGCTTCTGTTTTTTTTTGTGACAAACAGAATTTTTACAATGATAAACTTTTGCAGAATATTGCTTCTGAATTTAACTTGTCAGAAACTGCATTTATCCTTCATAAAAAAAATAATGAATTTTTTTTAAGATGGTTTACACCAACAAATGAAGTTGACTTGTGCGGTCATGCAACATTAGCTTCTTCAGCTGTTTTATTCTCTCTTAAAATAGCAGATCCAAGATTTCCAATCACTTTTTATACTAAAGATTTTATCCTAAAATCTTATTTTATTAGAAAAGAAGAAACAAATAAAAATAACAAAGGTTTTTTCTTTATAAAAAAGAAATCTCAAAATAAATTTTCAATAAATTATATTAAACTTGAATTTCCATTAGGTAATTTAAATAAATTTAACAATGATGATGAATTTATAGAAAATTGTTTCAATAATATAAAGCCAATTCAAATATATTATGATAAAACTTATTATCTTCTAATATTTGAAAAAGAAGAGGATATTATCAATTTACAACCAAACTATGAATTTATGAAAAAAACAAAAAGGGAAGAATTCATCTGTTCAGCTATTGCAAATTCAAATAATAAAGATAATTATGACTTTATTAGTAGATTTTTTGCCCCTGCAATTGGTATAAACGAAGACCCAGTGACAGGATCAGCTCATACTTATCTTGCAAGATACTGGTCTGATAAACTTAAAAAAAATAAATTAAAAGGTTATCAAGCTTCAAAAAGAGGTGGTTTTATAGAAATAGAAGTTAATCAAGATAAAAAATTAGTTTATTTAATAGGAGCTTCTTACATTATTGCTACTGGAAAATATTTAATATAG
- a CDS encoding HIT domain-containing protein, with protein sequence MLKFNSYIFAFKKKNYIRSEKRKDICPLCCIYEKCQKKIDFYEVNSELVTFISEKLVGCVNLYPYNSGHVMLYPKRHITDLRELDELEEKEIIFFTKIMLSILDELYRPSGYNVGFNIGEFAGASIDHIHLHIIPRFKNELGLIDLIGGAKVLIEDPLETVKKIKEKLNVYLKDGKFKAYNIDIIN encoded by the coding sequence ATGTTAAAATTTAATTCATATATATTTGCTTTTAAGAAAAAAAATTATATAAGGAGTGAAAAGAGAAAAGATATATGCCCTTTGTGTTGTATATATGAAAAGTGTCAGAAGAAAATTGATTTCTATGAAGTAAATAGTGAGCTTGTTACTTTTATATCTGAAAAACTAGTTGGTTGCGTAAATTTATATCCATATAATAGTGGGCATGTAATGCTTTATCCTAAAAGGCATATTACAGATTTAAGAGAGTTAGATGAGCTTGAAGAAAAGGAGATAATTTTTTTTACAAAGATTATGTTATCAATTTTAGATGAATTATATAGACCATCAGGATATAATGTTGGGTTTAATATTGGGGAATTTGCAGGAGCTTCAATTGATCATATCCATTTACATATTATACCAAGATTTAAAAATGAACTTGGCCTTATAGATTTAATTGGAGGAGCTAAAGTTTTGATAGAAGATCCCCTTGAAACAGTTAAAAAAATAAAAGAAAAGTTAAATGTATATCTTAAAGATGGAAAGTTTAAAGCTTATAATATTGATATTATTAATTAG
- a CDS encoding universal stress protein, whose product MALKRVLIPIDFSHNSKNLVEYAKEFKDKFNSEIFFLHVLDKRTISQVPIDYMYPELNINLIDEKIFSDSLYKNAEFLIKKFKDDFDLNNNSYKFFIEWGIPYSKIIEFAEENMADLIIIGSHGTSGLKHLLLGSVVDYVVHHSKIPVLVVKVK is encoded by the coding sequence ATGGCATTAAAAAGAGTATTAATACCAATAGATTTTTCTCATAATTCAAAAAATCTTGTTGAATATGCTAAAGAATTTAAAGATAAGTTTAATAGTGAAATATTTTTTTTACATGTTCTTGATAAGAGAACTATATCTCAAGTTCCAATTGATTATATGTATCCAGAATTAAATATTAATTTAATAGATGAGAAAATATTTTCTGATTCATTATATAAAAATGCTGAGTTTTTAATAAAAAAATTTAAAGATGATTTTGATTTGAATAATAATTCTTATAAATTCTTTATAGAATGGGGTATTCCATATAGTAAGATAATTGAATTTGCTGAAGAAAATATGGCTGATCTTATAATTATAGGAAGTCATGGAACTTCTGGATTGAAACATTTACTTTTAGGATCTGTAGTGGATTATGTTGTACACCATTCTAAAATTCCTGTATTAGTAGTTAAAGTAAAATAG
- the smpB gene encoding SsrA-binding protein SmpB — protein sequence MENIKIVHRNKKAFHDYEIIEKYEAGIVLKGTEIKSIREGNCNLKDSYAKVTKKKEVYLYGFHISEYKNSGYVTHDPLRPKKLLLNKREILKLSKRTEREGYTLIALSIYLKNNKAKVELAVAKGKKIYDKRDDIKDREIKRSIEREVKKWH from the coding sequence ATGGAAAATATTAAAATAGTTCATAGAAATAAAAAAGCATTTCATGATTATGAAATTATAGAAAAATATGAAGCTGGAATTGTTCTAAAAGGAACTGAAATAAAATCAATAAGAGAAGGGAATTGTAATTTGAAAGATTCATATGCAAAAGTTACAAAAAAAAAAGAAGTTTATCTTTATGGATTTCATATTTCAGAGTACAAGAATTCTGGATATGTAACTCATGACCCTTTAAGACCAAAGAAGTTATTGCTTAATAAAAGAGAAATTCTTAAATTGTCCAAAAGAACTGAAAGAGAAGGATATACTCTTATAGCTCTTTCTATTTATTTAAAGAATAATAAGGCAAAAGTAGAACTTGCAGTTGCAAAAGGTAAAAAAATTTATGATAAAAGAGATGATATTAAAGACAGAGAAATAAAAAGGTCTATTGAAAGAGAGGTTAAAAAATGGCATTAA
- a CDS encoding HAD family hydrolase, with the protein MNNYIFDIDGTLLHTNYAGKKAFKEAFEITFNVNIPENFFGLSFLGGVDLNIYKKLLEIFKIEYKDPDKFIFNYENLLKQKYNSKINNWDYSSLLEELLKKLKTNGHILSISTGNFYKTAILKLSEISILKYFDYIGACENETERKDILLKSISYSFIFGIKKSNIFYIGDAISDQEAANFFNIKFIGIGSNIDKNLLKPDDLHFNSIDDFYKNITFANL; encoded by the coding sequence ATGAATAATTATATATTCGACATTGATGGAACACTTCTTCACACAAATTATGCAGGTAAAAAAGCCTTTAAAGAAGCATTCGAAATAACATTTAATGTAAATATCCCTGAAAATTTTTTTGGATTATCTTTTCTTGGAGGAGTGGATTTAAATATTTATAAAAAGCTACTTGAAATTTTTAAAATTGAATATAAAGATCCTGATAAGTTTATCTTTAATTATGAAAACTTATTAAAGCAAAAATACAATTCTAAGATAAACAATTGGGATTACTCTTCACTTTTAGAAGAACTTTTAAAAAAATTAAAAACTAATGGTCATATCTTATCAATTTCAACTGGTAATTTTTATAAAACAGCAATTTTAAAATTATCTGAAATTTCTATTTTAAAATATTTTGATTATATTGGAGCATGTGAAAATGAAACTGAAAGAAAAGATATTCTTCTAAAATCTATCTCTTATTCATTTATATTTGGAATAAAAAAGAGTAATATTTTTTATATTGGTGATGCAATTTCAGATCAAGAAGCTGCAAATTTTTTTAATATAAAATTTATAGGAATAGGATCAAATATAGATAAAAATTTACTTAAACCAGATGATTTACATTTTAATTCAATTGATGATTTTTACAAGAATATTACATTTGCAAATTTATAA
- a CDS encoding tetratricopeptide repeat protein, translating to MEDINKIIYLNSGNLPFNILKSFEFIEDVLKSNIYYNKYELLNYIKTLYFENQYKIRDIELFHLLIEIIKLKNRDEFIEIKDSDFEYFYIKAIDLGLKFKKIHQTIELYIYYINYLYNNLEYIKCEELINTIFNDFKDFLNQNQELKLKEVQILVKNSITSVKDLNEDIFEIFKKEKNYNELINFFISYNFKYITEYDLETLQNNLGFLLAFIKRENYKNFFKDDILGELNNFIGNIYFYNGYYNKAKRHFFVALKKEIPARQNEKILKLDNNIAICFYELGEFEKSLKYFKILENESSISNNKKLLSYVYSNISLLYLRNNDISLSLQIMDKVLEFKKSINDIPSYIYSLIKFINFFIFNDHEIAFKYYIQFKNIINFVNNKIYLLFNLIYQKEFENKNKLKEILIYLILKLDYYPLTLIYFFSILVKCYPKIKLNIFFQFIILKFINHLYIELKEKQFNNFFNSFVEFQDLFQIYKYIKEKIIFLNSNENNINNVENLVINIEKPTISILKKINKNKELIFPDQNEIIKYNYNELLFILMLKIYKKGKLKIKNKTYIFQTKFSKKIIKRIDFLQRFYVEKFVFEILNN from the coding sequence ATGGAAGATATTAATAAAATAATTTATTTGAATAGTGGCAATTTACCTTTTAATATTTTAAAATCTTTTGAATTTATTGAAGATGTTTTAAAAAGCAATATCTATTATAATAAATACGAACTACTAAATTATATTAAGACATTATATTTTGAAAATCAATATAAGATTAGAGATATAGAACTTTTTCATCTTCTTATTGAAATAATAAAATTGAAAAATAGAGATGAATTTATAGAAATAAAAGATTCTGATTTTGAATATTTTTATATTAAAGCAATAGATTTAGGATTAAAATTTAAAAAAATTCATCAAACAATTGAATTATATATTTACTATATAAACTACCTTTATAATAATTTAGAATATATTAAATGTGAAGAACTAATAAATACCATTTTTAATGACTTTAAGGATTTTTTAAATCAGAATCAAGAACTTAAATTAAAAGAAGTTCAGATCCTAGTTAAAAATAGTATAACTTCAGTAAAAGATCTAAATGAAGATATTTTTGAAATATTTAAAAAAGAAAAAAATTATAATGAACTTATAAACTTTTTCATATCTTATAATTTTAAATATATTACTGAATATGATTTAGAAACACTACAAAATAACCTTGGATTTCTATTGGCATTCATAAAAAGAGAAAACTATAAAAATTTTTTTAAGGATGATATTCTTGGAGAACTTAATAATTTTATTGGAAATATATATTTCTATAATGGTTATTATAACAAAGCCAAAAGGCATTTTTTTGTTGCATTAAAAAAAGAGATTCCTGCTAGACAAAATGAAAAAATACTAAAATTAGACAACAACATCGCCATATGTTTTTATGAGCTTGGGGAATTCGAAAAAAGTTTAAAATATTTTAAAATACTTGAAAATGAATCATCTATCTCTAATAATAAAAAACTTCTAAGTTATGTTTACAGTAACATTTCCCTTTTATATTTAAGAAATAACGATATATCTCTTTCTTTACAAATAATGGATAAAGTTCTTGAATTTAAAAAATCTATTAATGATATTCCATCCTACATTTATTCTTTAATTAAATTTATAAACTTTTTTATTTTTAATGATCATGAAATTGCTTTTAAATATTATATTCAATTCAAGAATATAATAAATTTTGTAAATAATAAAATTTATTTATTATTTAATCTTATTTATCAAAAAGAATTTGAAAATAAAAACAAACTAAAAGAAATATTAATTTATTTGATTCTAAAATTAGATTATTACCCATTGACTTTAATTTATTTTTTTTCTATTTTGGTAAAATGTTATCCTAAAATTAAATTAAACATATTTTTTCAATTTATAATTTTAAAATTTATAAACCACCTTTATATAGAATTAAAAGAAAAACAATTTAACAATTTCTTTAATTCTTTTGTTGAATTCCAAGATTTGTTTCAAATTTATAAATACATAAAAGAAAAAATAATTTTTTTAAATTCTAATGAAAATAATATAAATAATGTGGAAAATTTGGTTATTAATATTGAAAAACCAACAATATCTATTTTAAAAAAAATTAATAAAAATAAAGAATTAATTTTTCCTGATCAAAATGAGATCATAAAATATAATTATAATGAACTACTTTTTATTTTGATGCTAAAAATTTATAAAAAAGGGAAATTAAAAATTAAAAATAAAACATATATTTTTCAAACAAAATTTTCTAAAAAAATAATTAAAAGAATAGATTTTTTACAAAGATTTTATGTCGAAAAATTTGTCTTCGAGATTTTAAATAACTGA